A segment of the Malassezia restricta chromosome V, complete sequence genome:
GTCCGTAAAGCActgtgcggcgctgcgacTTTGATCGGAATAAACTTTTCTGCCCGTTTCCGGGTCAAGTCACGAGCGACATAGACAAACTCCTTGACTTGCTCGTCCCagtcgtccagcacggctTCGACGGCTGCATGGGTCGCAGCGAATGTTTCATAGTCCTGCTCCATGAGTGGCTCCGTCGATAGGATACGGAGCAGGCACTGATGCACGTCACGGCCTAGTGCATCAACAAAGGCAagagcgcgacgcacggGGTATGTACTTAGACGCAGCTTTTTGTTCATCATGGTGCATACGCTGCGTTGTGCTTCGGCCAAGGCATCGAGGGAGGAGGCAGCGAGCAACTCGCCAATGGGCAAGTCTTTCAAGAGGACGTTGTAGCCATGCACTTTCTCGACACAGTCTTTCAGACCGGTGTCAGCATGGAATGAGACGGTGGCATGAAAACGTTTTGCATGCGTGAGTACGTCGAGCGTGAGTGTAATTTCAGGCGCATGCAACTGGCGTTCAAGGTCCTCCAACGCCTTTTCCATCGCAGCCCAAAAGTTGATCTCTTGCATCGTCGTACCAGCCGCCGTGTTGTAATCCAACTTGGTGATCGTCTGCACGGCACGAACCCAGCCATTCATCTCGGCATGCAGCTGATTGATAAAGGCGTCGTCCTCCAGCAGAGATGGCGGCTGAATGGCTTCGAtgccacgcgcgtcgcgctcaCAGGCCGCGCGGATCGCCGGATGAATGCTGAGTACGACATGCGGAATTTCCACATCCTGCTGTGCGTGTCGCAGGCTGAGCTCTAGCTCTGCGAGCTTGCGTCGAATCAACAGCATGCCCGTCTTGCCTTCTTCATCTTTGGTATTGGTCTCGTCAGCGTGGCCAGCCACGTAAGCGTCGATCCATGGTGTCATGACATTAtgcacgacgtgctccATGGTTTCGTAGGGTGTCTCCAACAtctgcgccacgtcctcTGATGATGCATGCTCAGGTCGTGGGGCTTGCAATGTCACGACACGCACCTGGGAGGCAAGTGGCGCATGCAGATCAAGCACCGCTTGCCGCTTCACCAGCGCCAACATAGAAACACATTTCTGGGACCAAGTAGGGCTCTTAGATAAGGTATAGCGCGTACATGTGTCCGGATCCGTCTGATCAACGAAAACAACGGTCTCCGATGCATCCTGCACAAAGGACACAGCCACATCTACCCAAGACTCGTTATCGGCCAGCGATGCCCGCACATTTTCGGGTTGAGCATTTAGGACTACAGGCAAGAGTGCCTCGAGGTATGCGCGTACCGGCGCGACGTCCCAATCGGCCATGGACGCGCGTCCACCGTCCGCTCCACGATGACGCCAACGTCCAAGTAACACGGGGTCACGTGTCATATGCTCAGGTTCCGGGAGGCTTACACTGTATGGGACACTACATCTGGCGGAACATGTTCTGCAGCCGCCGCTTGCGCTCTTCGAGttcacggcgctgctgatCAAGCGCAGCACGCATCTGCCGGTGGCGCGCGTACAGCTCCTCTTCGCTCTGCTTCAGCTTGGCTTCCTTCTCGGCGACCTTGCGTTGGAACACGGCCTTCATATCGTTCTCCATCTTGGCCAGCTTCGCCtcatgcatggcacgcgccTCAGCATTCTTTTCGGTGGGATTGATTGCTGTGAAGACGGAGTCGTCCTGAATTACGCCAAGCGACCGCAGCTTGTCCGAGCGGTACTTTTCATAGCGCAACTCCGTGAGCTCACGCAGATCCTCCATGTTGGAGCGGATGAGCATTTGGCGCAACTTCACAAAGTCGCAATGGTTTTCGTTGTCGACCTCAATCACACCCCAGGGGTACGCGCGGCCACGGACAATACGACCATCAGGCGTCTTGACAAGGTTGTTGGAGCCGACAATGGCAAATGGCAGACGGCGTTGGATCTCGGTGACCTCGGCGATCGTCtcctcatcgtcctcctcaCTCATAGGGAGACGCACAATATCGATGCCGTGGAACTCGAGGTCACGCAGAATACGCTGCTTGTACTGTTGCAGCTCATTCTCTGAGACTGTGTCTGACTTGGCAATGATGGGAATCACCGTCGCATAGTTGTTCAGACGCGTCATGAACTCAAGGTCGATATGACGCAGACCGTGACCCGTCGGCTGGATAAAGTACAGCAAAGCGTGCACGCGATTGTCCACGATCCTGGAGCGGCTCAGACGGTTCTCCTGCTCAAGGTAGGACTCGAagcgcgactcgatcgTCTGCAGAATAGGCTCCCACGTGTTCTCATTGTTCACAAAGTCGCCGAAGCCAGGTGTATCGATGAGGTTGAGACGAAGGCAGACATCATTTTCCTCAATGTCAGCACTGATCGTCTCGATGCCGACGGTTTGCGTCGGCACCTGAGACATGTCGCGGTCCTCACCACTTGGAACGAGATTCGTGTTGAAAAGCGTGTTGATCAGGGTCGATTTACCAAGCCCCGTTTCACCTGCCCATGCGTTAGTTCTCTCGCGAGTCTGTCATACATACCGACTACCATGGCTGTAAACGTAAAGCCTTTGCGCACAGCCGCACGGTGCATCTGATTCGGGAGGTTGGCAAATCCCACATAACTGGTTAGTTTTTTGCGCTGCGCAGCCGCGGAAGGCGAGACGGCCGGTGCAGATGCCATAATGGATGGGgacggacgacgaggtAGAGTTTCCGATCCGTCCTGTCTGGTCCCACACCCTCGCGCCGGACGCGAGCCACCCTATCGGCACGTGATGTACCACGTGGTGGAAAATCGACGCTGTGGTCTGCACGATGgcagcacgcgccagcgtcgctgTCTCCTTGACGACCGCCATGAAACTCACTGCAGAGCTATTAACGCACTGCGACTCGTCCATCAATGCACTCAAAGAGCGTGAGCTTGACTTGCGCGGATT
Coding sequences within it:
- a CDS encoding component of the septin ring that is required for cytokinesis, producing MASAPAVSPSAAAQRKKLTSYVGFANLPNQMHRAAVRKGFTFTAMVVGETGLGKSTLINTLFNTNLVPSGEDRDMSQVPTQTVGIETISADIEENDVCLRLNLIDTPGFGDFVNNENTWEPILQTIESRFESYLEQENRLSRSRIVDNRVHALLYFIQPTGHGLRHIDLEFMTRLNNYATVIPIIAKSDTVSENELQQYKQRILRDLEFHGIDIVRLPMSEEDDEETIAEVTEIQRRLPFAIVGSNNLVKTPDGRIVRGRAYPWGVIEVDNENHCDFVKLRQMLIRSNMEDLRELTELRYEKYRSDKLRSLGVIQDDSVFTAINPTEKNAEARAMHEAKLAKMENDMKAVFQRKVAEKEAKLKQSEEELYARHRQMRAALDQQRRELEERKRRLQNMFRQM